One region of Mesomycoplasma ovipneumoniae genomic DNA includes:
- the rplE gene encoding 50S ribosomal protein L5, with protein MTKLQEHYRDNVFGQLKDHFNFKSPSEVPKIVKVVVNMTAGNQVTNAKAIEAVLDDLANITGQKPYKTVAKKSLATWKLRQGMPVGGKVTLRREQMWNFLSKVLNIAIPRIRDFRGLSPKSFDGKGNFALGFKESIVFPEITFDKITKIRGLDVIIVTSAKNNEQALKLLELLGFPFAKKS; from the coding sequence ATGACAAAGCTTCAAGAGCACTATCGTGATAATGTTTTTGGCCAACTAAAAGACCATTTTAATTTCAAATCCCCTTCTGAAGTTCCCAAAATTGTAAAAGTTGTCGTTAATATGACTGCCGGAAATCAAGTAACAAATGCAAAAGCAATTGAAGCTGTTCTTGATGATCTTGCAAACATTACCGGTCAAAAACCGTATAAAACAGTGGCAAAAAAATCACTTGCAACTTGAAAACTTCGTCAAGGAATGCCAGTTGGTGGAAAAGTTACTCTCCGTCGTGAACAAATGTGAAATTTTCTTTCAAAAGTTCTCAATATTGCAATTCCTCGTATTCGTGATTTTCGTGGTCTTTCCCCTAAATCTTTTGATGGCAAAGGAAATTTTGCCCTTGGATTTAAAGAATCAATCGTTTTTCCTGAGATAACTTTTGATAAAATCACAAAAATTCGCGGACTTGATGTAATAATAGTAACAAGTGCAAAAAATAATGAGCAAGCCTTAAAACTTCTTGAATTATTAGGCTTTCCTTTTGCGAAAAAAAGTTAA
- the rplX gene encoding 50S ribosomal protein L24, with amino-acid sequence MQKIRKNDSVVVLSGDDKGKVSSVLEIIPAKNAAIVKDVNIKTKHRKPSNQNTKGEVVTFEAPILLSKLALVAKKAGKDKPAVPTRVGFKVENGKKTRIAKKTGKAI; translated from the coding sequence ATGCAAAAAATTCGTAAAAATGATTCAGTTGTAGTTTTATCTGGCGATGACAAAGGTAAAGTCTCATCTGTCCTTGAAATAATTCCTGCAAAAAATGCGGCAATTGTTAAAGATGTTAATATTAAAACAAAACACCGTAAACCTTCAAATCAAAATACAAAAGGTGAAGTTGTCACTTTTGAAGCGCCAATTTTACTTTCAAAACTAGCTTTGGTTGCCAAAAAAGCTGGAAAAGATAAGCCAGCTGTTCCAACTCGTGTTGGTTTTAAAGTAGAAAATGGTAAAAAAACCCGAATTGCAAAAAAAACAGGAAAGGCTATTTAG
- the rplN gene encoding 50S ribosomal protein L14: MVQEQSRLNVADNSGAKIVGVIRNLGGSVKKTSNIGDIVVVSVKKAIPNGMLKEGQVVKALIVRSTYGLRRPNGSHIKFDDNAVVIIKEDGTPRGTRVFGPIAREIREKGYLKIASLAQEVL; encoded by the coding sequence ATGGTTCAAGAACAATCTCGTTTAAATGTTGCTGACAATTCGGGCGCAAAAATTGTTGGTGTAATCCGAAATTTAGGTGGATCTGTTAAAAAAACTTCAAATATTGGTGACATTGTTGTAGTTTCTGTTAAAAAAGCAATTCCAAACGGAATGCTTAAAGAAGGACAAGTTGTTAAGGCACTAATTGTTCGTTCAACATACGGTCTTCGTCGTCCAAATGGTTCACATATAAAATTTGATGACAATGCAGTTGTAATTATCAAAGAGGATGGAACTCCAAGAGGAACACGTGTTTTTGGGCCAATTGCCAGAGAAATCCGTGAAAAAGGTTACCTAAAAATCGCTTCACTGGCGCAGGAGGTTCTCTAA
- the rpsQ gene encoding 30S ribosomal protein S17: MNNNLEKIPQKRNLRKTLQGKVIRTSDKTIMVSVETAYKHKLYGKRFKKTKKFATHDQAGTANVGDFVKIAECRPISKTKHFRLVEVLQKKGEV; this comes from the coding sequence ATGAACAATAATTTAGAAAAAATTCCCCAAAAGCGTAATCTTCGTAAAACACTGCAAGGAAAAGTGATTCGAACTTCTGATAAGACAATAATGGTTTCTGTTGAGACAGCTTATAAACATAAACTTTATGGAAAACGGTTCAAAAAGACAAAAAAATTTGCAACTCATGACCAAGCAGGAACAGCAAATGTTGGTGATTTTGTTAAAATAGCAGAATGCCGTCCAATTTCAAAAACAAAACATTTCCGTCTAGTTGAGGTTTTACAAAAAAAAGGAGAAGTCTAA
- the rpmC gene encoding 50S ribosomal protein L29, producing MEYKELLKKTPSELNALLLEYRSELFILRFKNQSSNLDQTHKISQIRKIIARILTILSEQKLSQNPKPKKLTKKQKKAQKVVFAKSPKSIKAHFNAHIKPLLAPKIQTKPAEMSSQNEQ from the coding sequence AAACACCAAGCGAACTTAATGCACTTCTTCTTGAATACCGTTCTGAATTATTTATTTTAAGATTTAAAAATCAAAGTTCAAATTTAGATCAAACTCACAAAATCAGCCAGATTCGTAAAATAATTGCCCGAATTTTAACAATTCTTTCTGAGCAAAAATTAAGCCAAAATCCAAAGCCAAAAAAACTCACCAAAAAGCAAAAAAAAGCGCAAAAAGTCGTATTTGCAAAATCGCCAAAATCAATAAAAGCCCATTTTAATGCGCATATCAAGCCGCTTTTAGCCCCAAAAATTCAAACAAAACCAGCAGAAATGAGTAGCCAAAATGAACAATAA